The DNA segment GGTCACGATCGCGGCGAGCACGTCTCTGAGCTGGGCGGGGTCGAGCGTCTGGTCGAAGACGGCCGGGACCGCCGTCACGGCGACGGTACGCTTGTCGACGCGGTCGGCCCGGAAGCCGAGTTGCGTGAGGGCCTCGGCCACGTCCGCGAACGCGGCCGATTCGGCCGCCGTCAACTCGAGTTCGACGGGATCGGCGAGCGCCTGCGCGGCCGGATTCTCGGCGACGGCCCGCTGCAGTCGCTCGTAGTTCACCCGCTCGTCGGCCGCGTGCTGATCGATCAGCGCCAGCCCGTCGGGCGTCTCACAGACGAGATAGGTGTCGTGGAGTTGTCCGATGACGCGCAGCGGCGGGAGCGTCTCGTACTCGCTCTCGATCTCGGCGACGTCGCCGTCTAACGTTCGCTGGTCGCTCGTAACGGCGAACTTCCGAGACGGCTCGGCGAGTGATCGTGAGTCGCCCTCGGAACCGCCCGTCGGCGTCGAGGTGTCGGTGCCGTCTGTCGGTGCTGTAGAACCGGAACCGTCCGTCGGTGCCGTAGAACTGGAATCGCCTGTCGGCGTCGGGGAACCGGAATCGCCCGTCGGCCCCGGGGAACTGGAATCGATCGACGATCCGGCGTCGGGTGAGTTGTCGACGTCCACTGCAGTGTCGGCCGGAGAGTCGGGTCGACTGCCCTGGGTTCCGCGTGCCGATTCCGACCGTCGGCCGTCCGCAGTCACGGTTCCGTCCGTCCCCGTACTCTTCGCTACCACGTCGGTCCCGTCTCCGCGGTCTCGACTCGCTGCGTCTGCGTCGTGCACTGAGGCCGTCTCGCTCTCTGAGACGGTCTCGCCGCGTCCTGCCTCGTCCTCGGGCACTACGACTCCATCACTGGAGCGCGTCGGATCCGTGTCCGTACGGTGGGACGCCGATTCGGGCTCTACGGTCGCTTCGTCGGGTTTCGACCGCCCACGCGGTGCGCCCGATCGGAGGAGGCCGTGGTCGAGCAGCGCGGATTCGACGGCCGAATCGACCTGTCGACGGACGGCGTCGGCGTCGTCGAAGCGGACCTCGCGCTTGCGCGGGTGGACGTTGACGTCGACAGCCTCGCCCGGGACGGAGAGAAAGCAGACGACGAAGGGGTAGCGGTCGGTTCCGAGCTGGGTGCCGTAGGCGCCCAC comes from the Halovivax cerinus genome and includes:
- the mutL gene encoding DNA mismatch repair endonuclease MutL encodes the protein MDGDTDIHRLDEDTVARIAAGEVVERPASAVKELVENSLDADATRIDVTVEAGGTELIRVADDGLGMSEADLRAAVRQHTTSKIADLEDLEGGVTTLGFRGEALHTIGSVSRLRIRSRPRANGDGGSATETTGTDATGTELVYEGGEVTSVGPVGCPEGTSVEVTDLFYNTPARRKFLKTKATEFAHVNRVVTRYALANPDVAISLTHDGREVFATTGQGDLQAAVLSVYGREVAASMIPVEASGDDLPTGPVESVSGLVSHPETNRSTREYLATYVNGRAITADAIRDGIVGAYGTQLGTDRYPFVVCFLSVPGEAVDVNVHPRKREVRFDDADAVRRQVDSAVESALLDHGLLRSGAPRGRSKPDEATVEPESASHRTDTDPTRSSDGVVVPEDEAGRGETVSESETASVHDADAASRDRGDGTDVVAKSTGTDGTVTADGRRSESARGTQGSRPDSPADTAVDVDNSPDAGSSIDSSSPGPTGDSGSPTPTGDSSSTAPTDGSGSTAPTDGTDTSTPTGGSEGDSRSLAEPSRKFAVTSDQRTLDGDVAEIESEYETLPPLRVIGQLHDTYLVCETPDGLALIDQHAADERVNYERLQRAVAENPAAQALADPVELELTAAESAAFADVAEALTQLGFRADRVDKRTVAVTAVPAVFDQTLDPAQLRDVLAAIVTGDGATGAETVDTMADEFLGDLACYPSITGNTSLHEGSVRELLDALDDCRNPYACPHGRPVIVHVDETEIEERFERDYPGHGG